In Spirochaetota bacterium, the genomic window ATCTCGCCCTACTTCTACGATTCCTACCAGTTTGCCATCATCCCCATAAAGAGGGCTCGCTGACACTTCATAAATATACTTAAAGTCACCTGTGGTATAAATCCGCTCAAAAAAAACTGTTTTCCCTATACTTCGTACAACAGACTCTATATCGCCATTGCCGCATTCATCGCATGGATATGTACACCCATCAAGCACATTCATGCATGAAGCATTACTATTGGCAAGAAGCTGTTTTCTTTTGCGAGCCGAAACATTCAACATCACTACCTGGTTTTCAATGTTCCTAACTATTACTTCATCATCTACACTATCGATAATGGTTTGCAGGAAGCGATAGGAGTCAAGAAGGGCTATATCCGCCTCATTCCTTTTAACCGTTTCCTTCCAGAGCAAACCAACACGATCATCAGTGCGATTTTTCTCTCCAGATGATACATTGTTATTGTTTGCCATCACGGCAAGGGCAGCCTCTATTCTTTTTCTGATTGTAATGTCCTTGGCAACACCAACAAAACCTTTTATGTCCTTATCTATTCCATCCGAGATTGGTGACATTGAGAAAACTGCAGGTATCTCCTTGTTTTCTTTGCTTATAAAGCGCACTTCTGCTTCAATTGGTTCACCTTTTGATAATGTTCCATCAATCATTCCATCCCTATCCTTTTGTACCAGCAGTGTTCCCACATGTTTACCAATAAGATGTGATTTCACACGTCCAGTCAACGATTCCATTGCCCTATTTACCATGACAATTACACCCTGTCGATCAGTGACCACCAGTGGATCAGTAATATTGGTAATAATCCTTTCAAGATATCGTCTTGACTTACTCTCGCTCTTAAGTGCCGATATCAGCCGCGCTTGTTTTTCTTG contains:
- a CDS encoding PAS domain S-box protein, whose translation is QEKQARLISALKSESKSRRYLERIITNITDPLVVTDRQGVIVMVNRAMESLTGRVKSHLIGKHVGTLLVQKDRDGMIDGTLSKGEPIEAEVRFISKENKEIPAVFSMSPISDGIDKDIKGFVGVAKDITIRKRIEAALAVMANNNNVSSGEKNRTDDRVGLLWKETVKRNEADIALLDSYRFLQTIIDSVDDEVIVRNIENQVVMLNVSARKRKQLLANSNASCMNVLDGCTYPCDECGNGDIESVVRSIGKTVFFERIYTTGDFKYIYEVSASPLYGDDGKLVGIVEVGRDVTKRRELERDVIHVYESERQRIGQDLHDDLMQNLIGIDVLLKMAVHSMKNKYSDLDENNEDSIRLKEISHFLENTISKSRRLARGLCPVDLGAGNFIPAVRQMVEESAGIYGIECSLDICSEAFHFDDITARHLFYIIREAVTNARKHSKATKINISMKMNDGLLKLEVMDNGKGFGNGIGSQDGLGMRIMRYRADMIGAQLIINSGNEGTSIACIVGVKGGNNENKMEG